GGCATTAACCCTTGTCCCTTTGCCGTCCCCCCACATGCTACTTGAGCGCCTTCCGCTTTCGCTTCCTCTATCCATTGCATACAACGTTGGACATCTGCTTTTGTTATCAATGCTGAAAGAGCTGTTTCCGGGTCCAATGGATCTCCAAACTTCAATCGTTGCGCGGCTTCCACAAACTTTTCAACAAATGAGTCATACAAATCTTCGTGGACATAAATGCGTTGTAACGCGATACAAACTTGACCCTGAAAGGAAAAAGCCCCAACAACACATCGATCAACGACCTTGTCCACATCTATCGCGCGATCAATAATGACAGCTGAATTAGAGCCTAACTCGAGTGTCACGCTCTTTAAACCTGCTTGTTCTCTAATCCTCTTGCCAACCGACGGACTCCCAGTAAACGTGACCATTTTAACTCGTTCATCTGTGACGATCATTTGCCCGATCTCACTCCCTTTACCGCTAACAACGTTTAAAGCTCCCGCCGGCAGCCCCGCTTCGTCAAGTAATTCTGCAAGAAAAAATGCCGACAATGGGGTTTGCGAAGCCGGTTTCAAGACAATCGTATTCCCCGCGGCAATAGCAGGACCGAGTTTGTGCGCGACAAGATTCATTGGAAAATTAAAGGGAGTGATCGCCCCGATGACACCAAGTGGTTCACGAACCGTATAAGCTAATCTCCCTTCGCCGCCTGGCGCTGCGTCTAAGGGAATTGTTTCCCCGTAGATTCTTCTCGCTTCTTCAGCCGCAAATTTAAACGTTTGGATCGTCCGAGCGATCTCTCCCCGCGCGGCAGAAATCGGCTTTGCCGCCTCTAACGCGATCAACCTTGCCGCTTCCTCCGCCTTTTGTTCCAACAACGCAGACAATCTATCCAAAATCGCAGCCCGTTGATGAGCCGGCATTTTCGCCATGATCGGACGAGCTTGATCCGCGCTTTGAATTGCAAAATCAACTTCCGACTTATCAGCAAGCGGGACTTCGGCTAAAATTCCATTTGTATATGGCGAACGCAACTCAGTATAATGTTTCGCTGAGACCCATTCCCCATTAAGATACAATTTCCTCCTCATACACCAACCTCCTCTACACCATTTCTATGGTCCATCTCTTCTATTTATGTACTTGCCCCTTGCCATACCACTCATAAAAAAAAGGCAAGCGCCAAGTATCCGTTGCGCCCACCCTACATAGAAACATTCCCATTTTTACCAGGTCCCTTTATTATACCATAAAAATACATTTAAAAAGAAATGTCGAACCGTGTCGTAATTTGATATATTTACCCTAAAAAGGTCGATTGAAGTTATAAAAGGTTGATTTTGAGCCTGTATTCGACTAATATCGACTTTTACAGAATGGTTTTTAGATTGTATTATATAATTACATCCTGGAACTACAGGGTGAACGGGATACACCTCAGCAAGATTCGACATTTAACTAGGTATCTCGTCTCTTTTTAAAAAAGGTTTGTCGAAAAAAGGGAGTGATTATTCCGAACAAGCTAATCTTTCGATATTTAGGAATACAACCCATCCATAGTCTAGCGAGGAGCAACATAAACAATACAGCATAACCTTAATTTTCGACATGAGAGAAGAATCAACATCTAGAACTACACCATCTCCTTAAAAATCGACTAAGGACAGAAACAGACAGCTTGGATTTACAACAGTTCCTTGAAGAGTCGACTGGGGACAGAACACGCTACTTGATTTTACAACAGAGCCTTGGAGAGTNATTTACAACCGTTCCTTGAAAAATAGACAGAAATTTGATTCACCCAACAATCCTCTTTATTATCCTGAAGTGATGACTCATTGATAATATAAGCCCTCAAACTCTTTTTAAGAGTATGAGGGCTTTCTTTTGTCTATCTTGCACAGGATCTGCTACGTCGGTTAGGTGTCACGAACACATTTAAATGATCACAACCGTTGAGCGACCATACCCCCAGCGATTCGGTCATGATCTACCTATATTAGAAAAATCTGCAGAGTCCAAAAGTTACCTTATTCATAATAGGTTCCTCTGTTAAAGCCAATCTTCTTAAAATTATTGGATAAAACCCGCTGTATTCTCCTTTTTGATTCTATGACCTTACACCACTCGTGAATCACATTAGTTGTTATCTTCTGCTCCGGAAAAAGGAGCCTGAATTCATTCACACTGCGCATCACGGCGTCATCGATGGATTCTTTATGGCCGCACTCAGCGCAAACCACCCGTTTACCAATTATCCTGACGCTAAAATCTGAACACTTAGCGCAAGTAATTCCCTTTTTCAATTTGGTAAATTCGAAAGTGGGGAGTTGCCTATAAGGGGATTCCGCAAGATGCAATGAAATTAAGAGATCGGCTAATTGTTTGTGTTTATTACTTAGTTTTGTCGAATGGGTTTGGAGCTTATCAAAATAATTATCTAGCTGTGTCGGGAATATAAACGGCAATTCAAGAGGAGCTTGATACAGGGTAAAAGTGGGGTTGATAAAAACGACAACTGCTGTGATCGGAATTGAAAATTGATGTTCGCGTATCAGACGACGCAATAAGGACTCGGTCCTTCTTAATTGAATGAGCGGGTTAATAACTTCAAATTTTGGCCTTTTATAAAATCGATCCTGTTCATAATAGAAATCACCTTCATAATTTTTAACTTCAAACAGATAAAGCCTTTCAGAAACGATGACGAGTGTGTCAATCTGAAATACGGAATGATTTATTCAAACAATAAATCATGTAAAATCAGACCGTTCTTTGTAGACAGAGGCCCGATCCATGAATCAAACATGCGCTCTCCTTCATAACCTTTTCCAATATTTTCGAAATACTGCCTGTCCTCCTCCAATAAATTCATCCTTTTTTTCCAGTATTCCCAAAACCCTCCATTCAGTCGGTACTGTTCGAGACTTGTAACACAACATCTTCCCCCTCCTTTTTTTAGCGCATGACCTAACTTATAGACATATGTCCATTATAGCGCGTTCCCGCTGGTTAAAAAGTAGTTATGTAGGGCATCTCAACGGACCAAAAAGACACCCCACATCACCTGGGTTCACCCATAATCACATTGTGTGAATTAAGTTCACTCAATTTCATCCAGCTCTCCCCATCCACCTAAACTGCCCAAAATTAAAACCAAAGAGCTTTTGCGTCCATTTCAGGAACGAGCCCTTCCTTAGCCGCCCGATCAAGTAAAGCGCGGACCGCCGCGTAACCTGCTTCGCCCAATTCCGCTGTAAACGAGTTAACGTATAAATCAATGTGAGCTTTTGCAACTTCTGGAGCCATTTCCTGAGCATGATGCAGCACGTACGCTTGCGAGACGGTTGAATTTTTCCAAGCATATTCTACTGAAGCGCGGATCCATTTTGTTAATGAATCCAAATCTAACGACCGCCGCGCAACGATCGCTCCTAACGGAATGGGTAACCCCGTGTCCCCTTCCCACCAGTTTCCTAAATCGGTCATTAGTTTTAAACCGTAGGATGGGTAGGTAAAACGGGCTTCATGAATGACTAAGCCAGCATCAATTTTGCCGTCCCTAACAGCTGGCATGATTTCATCAAATGGCATTACCGTAATTTTTCGAGGGGCTCCGCCAGGGACTTGTTGCGCCGCCCATAGTCGGAACAAAAGATAGGCGGTTGAACGCTCACTCGGCACTGCTACCTCACACTCAGCTAGATCGAGCGCAGAACGCTCCTGTTTTGTTAAGATAAGCGGTCCACACCCTCTTCCTAATGCGCCGCCACACGGCAACAGAGCATATTCGGAAAGAGCCCACGGTAAAGCAGCATAAGATATTTTCATGACATCAGGTCCATTCCCGCTTTCTGCCCAATGATTCGTAATATCGATATCAGCATACGTAACATCAAATTCGGGCGTCCCTTCAATGAGCCCATGGACCAACGCGTGAAATACAAATGTGTCGTTTGGACATGGTGAAAAAGCAATTTGTAATCTACTCAACTTAAAAGACCTCCTTGAATAATGCAGCCGCTTGAGTCAGCGCATCTAAAGCTGCGTCAATCCGCCATTCGGCCCGATTACGCGGACCGACCCCATTTGAAATCGCTCGTATTTCCAAAACAGGAACCCTTCTCTGCTTAGCGGCAACCGCGACCCCATAACCTTCCATCGCTTCCGCGACAGCTCCAGGAACGCGCCTGACTAACTCCTCCGCCCTTGCCTTTGTTCCAGTCACAGTCGACACGGTTAAAATTGAACCGATCGTGATAGATAGGTTCGCCTTCTTAGCCGTAGCCACCATTCGCTCCACCAAACCAGTCGCTGTCTGAAAACGGGTTGAACCGAAGCCAAGCTCATCCACACTTTGAAATCCGTCTGGCGTTTCCACTCCTAAATCAGCGGCAATGATCTCATCAGCAACCACGAGTGAGCCGACATCTGCCCGATTTTGAAAGCCCCCTGCAATCCCAACGTTTAAAACCAAATCGTACTGACCTTCCATTAAGGCTGCCATCGTATTTGCTGCAGCCGCGGCGGGACCAACACCAGCAATTTTGACCGAAAATTGTTCTGTTTGGCCGAGCCCGCGTAAAACTGCTTCTCGTTCTTTCTCAACAGAAGTCATAATTAAAACCCGTTTTTTAAGTGTTCCATCCACGCGCCTGTCCCCCCTTTCCTATCCTTCTTAAATCCAATCTTAACTTTCTTTAAAAAAGGAACCCGCTATCACTTTTTAGCAGGTTCCACCTCATTTCTTAAATTTACTCAATATCTAACGGCAATTTTCGGGTAGGCTTTGGAAAAACCTGATCAAGCCTTTGTAAGTCCTCTTCAGTCAATTTAATTGAAGCTGCAGCGGCGTTCTCGCGAACGTGTTGCTCCTGTGACGCTTTCGGAATGGCTATGACCTGATCTGAACGGATCGCCCACGCAAGGATGATTTGTAGCGGCCGTACCCCATGTTGTTTGGCAATCTCACTGATCGTCGCATCATTTAACAATTTCCTACTGAGCGAGCCCCCTTGCGCCAACGGACAATAGGCCATAACTGGCGCCCGACGTTCTTGCTGCCAAGGCATCAACGAATATTCAATTCCCCTTGAACCTAAATGATAGAGCACCTGATTCGTGACACAATTGGATCCATTTTCAAGTTCCCATAATTCCTGCATGTCATCAATATCAAAGTTAGAAACACCCCATCGCAAAATTTTACCTTCCTGTTTGAGTCGCTCCATCCCTTCAATTGTTTCCTTCAACGGAATACCGCCTCGCCAATGCAAAAGATACAAATCTAGACGATCCGTCCCTAACCGCTTCAAACTATTTTCACACGCGGTAGAAATGGTATCGAGTCCCGCATTATGCGGATAAACTTTTGAAACTAAAAACACATCATCCCGACGCCCTTTGATCGCTTCACCCACGAGCGCTTCAGACTGACCATTTCCATACATTTCGGCCGTATCAATAAGTGTCATCCCTAGCTCAATGCCAAGTTGCAAAGCTTTAATTTCCCTCGCTCTAATCGCAGGGTTCTCCCCCATATACCAAGTGCCTTGTCCTAAAGCCGGCGCAACCGTCCCATCTGACAACGTTACTTTCTTCGGTAATTCAATTGGTTGACTCATCGCAGTTTATTTCGCTCCTTTACTTCTAATGTTGATAACGTCCAATCACTATAAAATTTAGTATACTATTTATTTACAGGTGATTCTAGCAACGAGAAGTCACCGCGACTTAATCTCCGAATAAACGCTTATTGACAAGCTTCGCAACTAAACACTACACTAAACGTGATTGAGAGAATTTGACTACACATGGAAAGGGAAAATACATGAGCAAAAAAGGGAATAAAGGACATAAACAAAACCAAGTTAAAAAACGTTCACAAGCAAAACTGATGAATGTGTCGCTCGCTATTCTTTTAATTCTAATCATCGGGGTCATTTTTTACAAAGCAGCTTCTGGTCCAGGATCAGGAACGGGAACAGGATTAAATGAAGCGGTTAACGCGGATATTTTTCAATTAGATCAGCAACCGATGCTCGGTTCTGAGCAAGCGCCGATTCAAATTATTGAATTCGCCGATTTTAAATGTTCAACTTGCCAACGATTTGGCAAACAAGTCTATCCTTCATTAAAAAAGGACTTCATTGATTCGGGACTGGTCCAATTTTATTTTATTAACTTTCCGGTTGTAAGTCCCAATGGCGATTCAGGAGCTGCCGCGATGGCCGTGGAAGCAGTCTATAACCAAAATCCCGATGAGTTTTGGAAGTACTATGAGGCTTTATTTGCCCAGCCAGAAGAGACCGACGCATGGAATGCGGACAGACTCGTTCAGATTGCGAAAGACGCGAACGTGGAAGTCGATTATGAACAACTAAAAGAAGATATTGAACAGAAGAACACAATCAAAGCTGTCAATCAGGACATAACGATTGGCGATCAAGCCGGCGTTGATGGAACACCAACCCTCTTTTTAAATGGAAAACAAGTGCCAATTCAAATTTCATTAGATTATAACTCTTTTAAACAGCTAATCCAAAAAGAGATCGATGAGAACTCATGATCAAGGAGTACAGCCTGTATTTCGCTTGGCTTGTAGCTGTGATCGCTACGGGGGGCAGTTTATACTTTAGTGAATTTATGTATTATGCGCCTTGTGAGTTGTGCTGGTATCAGCGCATTTTTATGTATCCGCTCGTGTTCCTGCTCGGCATAGCCGCTTATAAACAAGATCGGGCGATCATTCCTTACGCCAAAGTATTGACCGTGATTGGGATGAGCATCTCTATCTTTCATTACTTGGAACAAAAAATCCCTGCTATGCAAAAGCTTTCTATTTGCTCAAGTGGCGTACCATGCAGTGGGCAATATATCAATTGGTTTGGGTTTATTACCATTCCGTTTCTAGCCCTGATGGGATTTGCGCTCATTTTTTGGCTACTATCCGCCACAAAAGGTAAATCTTAACAAACAAAAAGGACCTACTGTATAGGTCCTTTTTCATCCACTTAGTTAGAGGCATTCTGCAATTGGGTAATCATTGCTCGCAAATCGGCGATCGGTATCTGACCTGGCGCTGATTCTTCATTGCCAATCGCAAAAGTAACTGCGGACCCGAACATCCAACCCGCAACACGCGTGATCGCGCCCAGTCCTCCCATTGAAATCGCGATCAAAGGAATAGACAATTCTTCTTGCGTCGTTTGCGCCGCTTGTAACAACTGTAAAACGTCTGCGTTTGACTGGGGCATCACCGCTATTTTAGCCATATCCGCTCCTAATTGTTCCGCCTGACGGAGCTTGTCTATAAGAATTGAGCTCTCAGGCGTCTTTTCAAAGTTATGATAGGATAGGACTACATAAACGCCTGCTTGCTTTGCTGTTGCGAGCACACCTTCTATCCGTTGCTGATCATTTCTAATCTCATAGTCGACAAGATCAATATAACCCGTTCGACAAATAGCGTTAATTAAATTCACAATCTCTTCTTCAGATCGTTCAACCGGTTGGCCTCCCTCATGGATGGAACGAATCGTAAATAATAAAGGGATCTCTCCAACCTCTCCCCGAATCATCCGAGCAGCGACGATAACACTTTCTAAATTTGCTAACTCTGAGAAGAAATCAGCGCGCCATTCGATCATATCTGGTTTTTTAGAAACCGCCTGCTTACATTCCTTTACCAATTGATCAACACTTTGACTGATTAATGGAATGCAAATGATCGGTTGACCGCTTCCTATCTCTGTCCCTCTCACATTTACCGCTTTTGTTCGGGTCATGCTCCCAACTCCTCTGTTCCAGTTCATTTCCATTATTATAGTACAAACACCAACATTTTTTTAGTTAAACTTTCCATTACCATAATTACATATTTATGTAAAGGAAATCGCGATTAAAAAATTCTCATAATTTCTTCATTAAATTGGATAACCCTTCTGCCATATAGCTCTGTTCCACTTTATGTAAGTTATGGAATTTTTAATTCTGCTATACTTTTCCTAGTGAAACCCAGAAAGTACTAGGAGGAGTAGAAACTTGAAAAACTTTAAGAATCTTACATTCAGAAAAATTATGACTATGACATTAGGCTTGTCCCTTGTTTTAACCGCCTTTCCATCCGTTTTACCAGGGGAACCTGCAACCGTCTCTGCCGCCTCTGTCTCAGGAAGCAAGATCGTTTCAACTGGAAAAAAATATCTTGGTGTCCCTTATAAACTTGGCGGCAAAACCCCTTCCGCTTTTGATTGCCAAGGCTTTACACATTATGTATATAAAAAGCATGGAATTAATTTACCCTTTGGGGCGAGAAACCAATCGAAAGTTGGAAAAAAGGTTAGCGTAAATAATTTACAAGTAGGCGACCTTGTTTTCTTCTCCACAAAAGCGACGATGAAATATAGCGCATCTTCAATCAAGAGAATTGGACACGTTGGAATCTACGCTGGAAACGGAAAAGTACTACATACGTGGGGAACTGGCGGGGTACGCATACAGGATGCAAGCAAAGGTTGGTGGCGAGATCATTATGTAACCGCAAGAAGGGTATTGCCAACCAAAACAAGTTCAAAGTCGTTATCCTTAACCTCTCAAGCTAAAACTGAAGTTAATTCACTGCGCAGCCTGTTGAAAAAAAATGGATATAAATCGTATTCCAATCCAAATGACTGGCTAAAGAAAGGGAAGACCGTAAGTAAATCTTCAATTAAACGGGGGGATATCGCTTTCTTTTCGATGAATGGAAAAAAGTCTAGCATCGATCATGCCGCGGTCTATTTAGGTAATAACGAGCTTTTATACCAAACAAAATCAGGTTCAAAAAAATATAAAGCGAATTCTTCGTATGTCCTCGATCGATTGGTCGTCATCAAAAGAGCTAGCTAAATATGTCGTCATTTGAAGCAACAGCTGGCTAATTGTCGGCTGTTGCTTGTTTTCTGGACAAATAAGGTCAATAAACGTTCACAGAACTGTAATTTGATTGTCACCTTCGCTTTGTTATAATTAGCGAAAGGAATCTATGAGAGGTGTTTATATTGAAAACAGTTGTAGTCATCGGCGGCGGCATTACCGGGCTATCTGCGGCTTATCATTTGCAACAACAAGCGCAAGAAAATGATTTGCAAATTAGACTCATATTAGTTGAAGCCGAACCGCGCCTAGGCGGCAAAATTAAAACCGAACACGCGGGAAGCTTCATCATGGAAACAGGAGCGGATTCGATCGTCACTCGTAAATTACATACAACTTCTTTTATGGAAGAGCTTCATCTAGAAGATGAGGTTGTCTATAATGCCACAGGCGCGTCCTTCCTTTATTCCGAAAATCAATTGAAGAGGATTCCAGAAGATACTGTCTTTGGAATTCCATTAAGCATTGAATCCTTAGCAAAAAGTAATTTAGTTTCCGCCGAAGGAAAAGTCGAAGCATTGAAAGATTTTTATACAAAAAACGATACGTTTACCGAACAAGACTCCGTCGGCGCATTTTTGGAACATTGCTTTGGCGAAGAATTAGTTCAAAAACAAATATCCCCCGTCCTATCTGGCGTATATTCCGGTCAACTTAACAACTTAACAATCGCCTCCACCCTCCCCTATCTCATTGAATACAAAAATAAATACGGCAGTATTATCAAGGGTTTATCGGAAAATAAACACTTGTTTAAAACAGGGGAGAGTAAGTTTCTGTCTTTCAAAGATGGAATGTCCGCGCTCATTGACGCCTATGAAGCCAAGTTGTCTGATGCGCGCATTATAAAAGGTGTTAAAGCGGAGTCGATCAGCAAGTCAGGAGAGTGTTACCAGATTCAGTTGGCCAATCAGGAAATGTTAGAAGCTGATTTCGTCGTATTAAGCCCGATTCATTCGGTGGCCCAAACGTTATTGAACGACGAACAACTCGACAGCGATTTTAATCAGTTGAAAAACAACTCTTTAATTAGCATCTACCTTGGGTTTGATCTGCCTGATCACCTTCTTCCCGAAAATGGAACGGGTTATATCGTCTCCAACAGCAGTTCTGTCGTCTGTAACGCTTGCACCTGGGCGAGTAGGAAGTGGGAGCACACCGCAACGAATAATCGTTTGTTAGTTCGGCTATTCTATAAGAGTTCTGATCCCGCTTATCCTTCTTTGCTGCAGATGTCAAAAGATGAATTAAAACAGGTAGCCTTACGAGATATTAAAAATAGTCTAGGCATTACTGGCGATCCGATCGAATACAACGTAACGAAATGGCATGAAACAATGCCGAACTACCATGTCAAACATCCGCAACTCGTCCGTTCTTTAGAATTAAAAATGGCGGAGAGATTTCCAAACATCCTCTTAGCAGGATGCTCCTATTACGGTGTTGGAATCGCAGACTGTATAGAAAACGGACAGCATACGGCAAAAGCAATCATAAACAAATTAAGCGGGGTTCCCGCGTCTTAGTTAGCATATCTTTTAAAGGTCAAAGGGTGATGAAATGATAGAGATAAAAACTTCCTCATTAAGCGATGGAGAATTCAACAGAGGGGTATTTGCCACACGCGATATAGCTAAAGGTGAGTTACTTCATCAAGCTCCCGTGATCCCATACCCAAATGAACAACATGTTCATATTGAGAAAACGATCCTAGCGGACTACGCATTTGAATACGGCGAAAACCATACAGCCTTTGCGCTCGGTTACGGCATGCTGTTTAATCATTCCTATCAACCAAATGCGGATTATGAGCTTAATTTTGATGACCACACGATTGATTTTTATGCTTTAACGGCCATCAAAGCAGGCGAGGAAGTATTGATCAACTATAATGGCGAAGTGGATAACGATGACCCTTTATGGTTTTCTGATAACAGTTAGGCCCGTCGAATTGTAAAGGCTTATTATTTTCAATATTGGATGTATGACCAAGAACCTATTCGATTTTCTCCGAACAGGTTCTTTTGGTATTTTGTGAGGTAGATATTTACTTTTTGGATGGATCTGTAACTGGAGATACCGTGAACTTTCCGTACTTTACGCCTTTGGCGCTAATCAGCTGATCACTTAACTGGCGCAGTTGCCCCGACTTTCCTTTGACAACAATAAGTTCCAAACAATTATCATGGTCCAAATGAAAATGGGTGGTCGCTAAGATCATATCATGCATTTTATGTTGAATTTCCGTCAATTCCTGAAGCGCGTCACGTTGATGATGATCATAGAAAATAAGAATACTGCCCGCCACATATTGCTCATCGTCTTCCCATGCTTTTTGCACGAGCGCGTCGCGAACAAGGTTGCGAACCGCTTCTGAACGATTTTCATAACCTGTCTCTTGTATCCATTGATCGAACTGTTGCAATAACCCTTCATCCATGGAAACGCCAAACCGTTTCAATGTTGATCCCGTATCCAATACGGACCACCTCTCCCCTGACTAATTTCAATGATTATTCAATGAGCGACCTCTTTATTATACAGACCTTTCGGAACCATCAGCAACACGGTTTAAATAATGGCAACTTAAGCAATGGAGAATATATATTTTCGTACTACGGAAAATAATAACGCGCGCGCAAATCTCAAGCGGAGGGATACAATGGATAAAGAGTTGTCTTACGGCGAAGATTATAAATATATTCCAGCTACTTCAGTCAACAGTGGAATCGGGGTGGAAGTTTTACCTGATCTCTACTGTCATACAGTTCAAATTGTCAATATTAGCTTAGTGGGCAAACCCGACTCATCCGATTTTGTACTAGTAGACGCGGGCATGCCAGGATCGGCTGATGAGATCATTGCCGCAACAGAAAAACGTTTTGGCGCGGGAAGTCGTCCCCAAGCGATTGTTTTAACCCATGGACATTTTGACCATGTCGGCGCAATTATTGAACTCATCGAACATTGGGACACGCCTGTCTATGCTCACGAGTTAGAGTTACCTTTCCTAACTGGGAAAGAGAATTACCCCGATCCCGATCCAACTGTCGAAGGAGGCTTAATCGCTAAGATGTCTCCTATATTCCCAAACGAACCACTTAATCTAGGCAGTCGCATCCAACCCCTTCCTTCCGATGGAAGTGTCCCTCACTTAACAGGATTTCGTTGGATTCATACGCCAGGTCATACACCAGGTCATGTTTCGCTATTTCGCGAATCCGATCGAGCGTTGATTGCGGGAGACGCCTTTATTACGGTGAAACAAGACTCCCTCTTCAAGGTTCTAACTCAGGAGATTGAAATTAGCGAACCGCCGAGGTACCTTACAACAGATTGGAAAGCTGCGAAACATTCACTTGGGAAGTTAAGGGATATACAACCAGCCGTGGCGATCACTGGACACGGACTCCCTGTTTCAGGAGAACTGTTGACGATAGGTTTGGATAAGTTAGTGAATGAATTCAATCAAATAGCGACTCCTGATTATGGTAAGTATGTCGAAAACGAGCATCACCACTAATTAAAAATTGTAGCCGATGATTCTTTAACTAGATTCATCGGCTACTTTAGATTAATTCAATATCACCTTCTCAATACATTCAGGACCATCATTCCTTACATTGCCAACGATGGGAGAAACAGTATGACACTTCATCTCTGCTTCCGAAAAAGGTACAA
This genomic window from Ammoniphilus oxalaticus contains:
- a CDS encoding aldehyde dehydrogenase family protein; this encodes MRRKLYLNGEWVSAKHYTELRSPYTNGILAEVPLADKSEVDFAIQSADQARPIMAKMPAHQRAAILDRLSALLEQKAEEAARLIALEAAKPISAARGEIARTIQTFKFAAEEARRIYGETIPLDAAPGGEGRLAYTVREPLGVIGAITPFNFPMNLVAHKLGPAIAAGNTIVLKPASQTPLSAFFLAELLDEAGLPAGALNVVSGKGSEIGQMIVTDERVKMVTFTGSPSVGKRIREQAGLKSVTLELGSNSAVIIDRAIDVDKVVDRCVVGAFSFQGQVCIALQRIYVHEDLYDSFVEKFVEAAQRLKFGDPLDPETALSALITKADVQRCMQWIEEAKAEGAQVACGGTAKGQGLMPTVLLQTSPTMKVSCQEAFAPIVLIDKVQSVEEAFDRVNDSRYGLQAGIYTNDIHLAMEAAEQLQVGAVLINDIPTFRVDQMPYGGVKESGMGREGIKYALEEMTELKLVIINRN
- a CDS encoding nuclease-related domain-containing protein, coding for MNHSVFQIDTLVIVSERLYLFEVKNYEGDFYYEQDRFYKRPKFEVINPLIQLRRTESLLRRLIREHQFSIPITAVVVFINPTFTLYQAPLELPFIFPTQLDNYFDKLQTHSTKLSNKHKQLADLLISLHLAESPYRQLPTFEFTKLKKGITCAKCSDFSVRIIGKRVVCAECGHKESIDDAVMRSVNEFRLLFPEQKITTNVIHEWCKVIESKRRIQRVLSNNFKKIGFNRGTYYE
- a CDS encoding 1,4-dihydroxy-6-naphthoate synthase, with protein sequence MSRLQIAFSPCPNDTFVFHALVHGLIEGTPEFDVTYADIDITNHWAESGNGPDVMKISYAALPWALSEYALLPCGGALGRGCGPLILTKQERSALDLAECEVAVPSERSTAYLLFRLWAAQQVPGGAPRKITVMPFDEIMPAVRDGKIDAGLVIHEARFTYPSYGLKLMTDLGNWWEGDTGLPIPLGAIVARRSLDLDSLTKWIRASVEYAWKNSTVSQAYVLHHAQEMAPEVAKAHIDLYVNSFTAELGEAGYAAVRALLDRAAKEGLVPEMDAKALWF
- a CDS encoding futalosine hydrolase, producing the protein MTSVEKEREAVLRGLGQTEQFSVKIAGVGPAAAAANTMAALMEGQYDLVLNVGIAGGFQNRADVGSLVVADEIIAADLGVETPDGFQSVDELGFGSTRFQTATGLVERMVATAKKANLSITIGSILTVSTVTGTKARAEELVRRVPGAVAEAMEGYGVAVAAKQRRVPVLEIRAISNGVGPRNRAEWRIDAALDALTQAAALFKEVF
- a CDS encoding aldo/keto reductase, with product MSQPIELPKKVTLSDGTVAPALGQGTWYMGENPAIRAREIKALQLGIELGMTLIDTAEMYGNGQSEALVGEAIKGRRDDVFLVSKVYPHNAGLDTISTACENSLKRLGTDRLDLYLLHWRGGIPLKETIEGMERLKQEGKILRWGVSNFDIDDMQELWELENGSNCVTNQVLYHLGSRGIEYSLMPWQQERRAPVMAYCPLAQGGSLSRKLLNDATISEIAKQHGVRPLQIILAWAIRSDQVIAIPKASQEQHVRENAAAASIKLTEEDLQRLDQVFPKPTRKLPLDIE
- a CDS encoding DsbA family protein; the protein is MSKKGNKGHKQNQVKKRSQAKLMNVSLAILLILIIGVIFYKAASGPGSGTGTGLNEAVNADIFQLDQQPMLGSEQAPIQIIEFADFKCSTCQRFGKQVYPSLKKDFIDSGLVQFYFINFPVVSPNGDSGAAAMAVEAVYNQNPDEFWKYYEALFAQPEETDAWNADRLVQIAKDANVEVDYEQLKEDIEQKNTIKAVNQDITIGDQAGVDGTPTLFLNGKQVPIQISLDYNSFKQLIQKEIDENS
- a CDS encoding disulfide oxidoreductase, translating into MIKEYSLYFAWLVAVIATGGSLYFSEFMYYAPCELCWYQRIFMYPLVFLLGIAAYKQDRAIIPYAKVLTVIGMSISIFHYLEQKIPAMQKLSICSSGVPCSGQYINWFGFITIPFLALMGFALIFWLLSATKGKS
- the aroD gene encoding type I 3-dehydroquinate dehydratase; amino-acid sequence: MTRTKAVNVRGTEIGSGQPIICIPLISQSVDQLVKECKQAVSKKPDMIEWRADFFSELANLESVIVAARMIRGEVGEIPLLFTIRSIHEGGQPVERSEEEIVNLINAICRTGYIDLVDYEIRNDQQRIEGVLATAKQAGVYVVLSYHNFEKTPESSILIDKLRQAEQLGADMAKIAVMPQSNADVLQLLQAAQTTQEELSIPLIAISMGGLGAITRVAGWMFGSAVTFAIGNEESAPGQIPIADLRAMITQLQNASN
- a CDS encoding C40 family peptidase; its protein translation is MKNFKNLTFRKIMTMTLGLSLVLTAFPSVLPGEPATVSAASVSGSKIVSTGKKYLGVPYKLGGKTPSAFDCQGFTHYVYKKHGINLPFGARNQSKVGKKVSVNNLQVGDLVFFSTKATMKYSASSIKRIGHVGIYAGNGKVLHTWGTGGVRIQDASKGWWRDHYVTARRVLPTKTSSKSLSLTSQAKTEVNSLRSLLKKNGYKSYSNPNDWLKKGKTVSKSSIKRGDIAFFSMNGKKSSIDHAAVYLGNNELLYQTKSGSKKYKANSSYVLDRLVVIKRAS
- a CDS encoding protoporphyrinogen oxidase: MKTVVVIGGGITGLSAAYHLQQQAQENDLQIRLILVEAEPRLGGKIKTEHAGSFIMETGADSIVTRKLHTTSFMEELHLEDEVVYNATGASFLYSENQLKRIPEDTVFGIPLSIESLAKSNLVSAEGKVEALKDFYTKNDTFTEQDSVGAFLEHCFGEELVQKQISPVLSGVYSGQLNNLTIASTLPYLIEYKNKYGSIIKGLSENKHLFKTGESKFLSFKDGMSALIDAYEAKLSDARIIKGVKAESISKSGECYQIQLANQEMLEADFVVLSPIHSVAQTLLNDEQLDSDFNQLKNNSLISIYLGFDLPDHLLPENGTGYIVSNSSSVVCNACTWASRKWEHTATNNRLLVRLFYKSSDPAYPSLLQMSKDELKQVALRDIKNSLGITGDPIEYNVTKWHETMPNYHVKHPQLVRSLELKMAERFPNILLAGCSYYGVGIADCIENGQHTAKAIINKLSGVPAS